A part of Aegilops tauschii subsp. strangulata cultivar AL8/78 chromosome 2, Aet v6.0, whole genome shotgun sequence genomic DNA contains:
- the LOC109764883 gene encoding uncharacterized protein, giving the protein MANGGSSSGQEKGQCTSLLSAHTSTSRGIPTNFHQLLHNAGISTTRNLLAADNSMVPISSPLTTPLGDAEETNKKGAVVKRVKVQAIKKDIKQSPKKVNLVAKLVRGMRVEDALLQLQVTVKRAAKTLYQVIHSARANAAHNHGLDSDKLIVEGAFVGKGLYLKRLSYHAKGRCGVRERPRCRLTVVVREATAEEEAKIAKLRVSNHKKLTRKEKQLMPHRLIEVSPRWSWKRKEEEADATV; this is encoded by the exons ATGGCCAACGGCGGGAGCTCCTCAGGCCAAGAAAAAG GCCAGTGCACAAGTTTGTTGAGTGCACACACTTCTACCTCCCGGGGAATTCCAACGAACTTCCATCAGCTGCTCCACAATGCT GGAATATCGACCACAAGGAACCTTCTTGCTGCAGATAATTCTATGGTTCCCATTTCTTCTCCGTTGACAACTCCACTAGGGGATGCAGAAGAGACCAACAAAAAGGGAGCAGTAGTTAAGCGAGTGAAAGTCCAAGCCATCAAGAAGGATATCAAGCAG AGCCCCAAGAAGGTGAATCTGGTAGCCAAGCTGGTTCGAGGAATGCGTGTTGAAGATGCACTTTTGCAGCTGCAAGTGACAGTTAAAAGGGCGGCAAAAACTCTGTACCAG GTGATCCATTCTGCTCGTGCCAACGCAGCTCACAACCACGGATTGGATTCTGATAAACTTATCGTGG AGGGGGCCTTTGTGGGGAAAGGACTTTACCTTAAGAGGCTGTCTTACCATGCCAAAGGGAGGTGCGGCGTCAGGGAGAGACCTAGGTGCAGACTGACGGTGGTGGTTAGAGAAGCAACGGCCGAGGAAGAGGCAAAGATCGCTAAACTGAGAGTTAGCAACCACAAAAAGCTAACCCGGAAGGAGAAGCAGCTCATGCCGCACCGGCTTATTGAGGTTAGCCCCAGGTGGTCTTGGaaaaggaaggaggaggaggctgaCGCCACAGTGTAG
- the LOC109764878 gene encoding coniferyl alcohol acyltransferase: MVHYDGSEATAKCHGGDEVAVTLTFTSTVVPALPLQEHRLPLSNLDLILPPIDVSVFFCYAAGDDYAAAGTGSLPASTLKAALAKVLVAYYPLAGEVVANAAGEPELLCSGRGVDFAEAAADGVELRELRLGLPDESVERLVPKKKSGVMSVQVTKFKCGGAVVGCTFDHRVCDAYSFNMFLVAWAAAARGTSIPLPPSFNRSFLAPSSPPPSCTAGTLADRLFVPVSLVPPPPATAAPPTAFNRIYHVAAADVAALQASAGPGRTKLEAFTAHLWQLYSRAATPRQDSCCMGVVVDGRGRLRPDGAMRPYFGNVLTIPYGAFGAADLRDMALADVADDVHRWVAEAATGEHFQGLVDWVEAQRPEPTVARAYIGGGDDDGSEGETASCVVSSGLRLPFGEVDFGWGRPAFASYHFPWPGGAGYVMPMPSARGGGDWVVYVHAAPEVVKVMEQEPTVFRAPVSSDIFG, encoded by the exons ATGGTCCACTACGATGGGAGTGAGGCCACCGCCAAATgccacggcggcgacgaggtgGCCGTGACGTTGACGTTCACGTCCACCGTGGTGCCGGCGCTGCCGCTGCAGGAGCACCGCCTGCCGCTCTCCAACCTCGACCTCATCCTACCCCCCATCGACGTCAGCGTCTTCTTCTGCTACGCCGCCGGCGACGACTACGCGGCAGCTGGTACAGGTAGCCTCCCCGCGTCGACCCTGAAGGCGGCGCTGGCCAAGGTGCTGGTGGCGTACTACCCGCTCGCCGGCGAGGTCGTGGCCAACGCCGCGGGGGAGCCGGAGCTGCTGTGCAGCGGCCGCGGCGTGGACTTCGCGGAGGCGGCCGCGGACGGCGTCGAGCTGCGGGAGCTGCGGCTCGGCCTGCCGGACGAGAGCGTCGAGAGGCTGGTGCCCAAGAAGAAGTCCGGGGTCATGAGCGTGCAG GTGACCAAGTTTAAGTGCGGCGGCGCCGTCGTGGGGTGCACCTTCGACCACCGCGTCTGCGACGCCTACTCCTTCAACATGTTCCTCGTCGCGTGGGCCGCCGCGGCCCGGGGCACCTCCATCCCGCTGCCCCCGTCCTTCAACCGTTCATTCCTCGCGCCGAGCAGCCCGCCTCCGTCGTGCACCGCGGGCACCCTCGCCGACCGCCTCTTCGTCCCCGTCAGCCTCGTGCCACCGCCACCAGCCACAGCGGCACCACCCACAGCTTTCAACCGCATCTACCACGTGGCCGCGGCCGACGTCGCCGCGCTGCAGGCCTCGGCGGGGCCAGGGCGCACCAAACTCGAGGCGTTCACGGCCCACCTGTGGCAGCTCTACTCCAGGGCAGCGACGCCGCGGCAGGACTCGTGCTGCATGGGCGTCGTCGTCGACGGGCGCGGCCGCTTGCGCCCCGACGGCGCCATGAGGCCCTACTTTGGCAACGTGCTGACCATCCCCTACGGCGCGTTCGGCGCCGCCGACCTGCGCGACATGGCGCTCGCGGACGTCGCGGACGACGTGCACCGATGGGTGGCGGAGGCGGCGACGGGCGAGCATTTCCAGGGGCTGGTCGACTGGGTGGAGGCGCAGCGACCCGAGCCCACGGTGGCGAGGGCTTACataggcggcggcgacgacgacggcagCGAGGGGGAGACGGCCTCGTGCGTGGTGTCGTCGGGGCTGAGGCTCCCGTTCGGCGAGGTGGACTTCGGGTGGGGCCGTCCGGCGTTTGCGTCGTACCACTTCCCGTGGCCCGGCGGTGCCGGGTACGTGATGCCGATGCCGAGCGCGCGCGGGGGCGGGGACTGGGTGGTGTACGTCCACGCGGCGCCGGAGGTGGTGAAGGTGATGGAGCAGGAGCCAACGGTGTTCAGAGCCCCGGTGAGCAGCGACATATTCGGGTGA